The sequence gcattaaaatgaataagATCCATCGTAGAAATGACCACCAACTAttgaatcaaaaaaacaaacaaaaaacactggaGTCAGAGTAACTTACTTCTGATGTATGTGGTGGTTCTATTCATGTATTATATGAACGGTTGTTAACATTTTAATACTATATCCTTACCTTGTTTCACTTTGTGCCATTGCTGGTAATGAAGTGGTTGGTGAGATAGTTGTTGTCACCGTGTGACTGgcttaaagaaaaacatgaagcaCATCAGCAAAGATTTGACTAGACCCATACTTATTTTTAATATGATCagtaataatgaataaatgtattttgggTGTTAATCCAGCTGAAGCATACCTGTATGAGAAATGCGGAGCCTGACACCAGTGAAGACATTCTTTCCAGGTCTGGCGATAACACACCAGTACTGATCATTGTCGCTGTCCCTTAGAGAGGTCATAGTCACAGTGAAGACTCCTGCATCCTTGTCATCTGCGATGAAGCTTCTTTTACTCTTTCGATTCTTCGGGGTTTTAACCACGATGGTGCACGTCCCATACACCCTTCCTTTACACCAATATTTTGTGTGATCTCTGTATATCTGATTGTAATGACAAGAGATGGTGACGGATTCTCCATAGACTGCCGTTACCTCCTCTGGCCCTGATAGACGGAGTGGTTCCACTTCATGCTTGGTAAACCAGAGGAGATAGAGGACAGGAGctgtaaaatgcaaataaagaaTCCACGTGATATAAACAGTAAAAAgctgtaaatctttttttttttttaaaagctgcttTTACCATTAAATAAAGACAATGTTCCCAAGCTTCTCATGGTGGTAAGAGAGAGACGACTATGAAACAAAAGCAAGTGAAGCAAGATTTGAAGACTTCCTCTTATTTCTCTATTGGGGTATAGTTGTGCAATCAAGCGGCTGAAGTCATTTTAGGGTATGagtaatttttatttgtgtacgTGTTTCTAATACCATTTTAGTGCTGAAATAGCACATTGTGTCAAATTTATCCTCTTTTATTATTGactaaatatttgtttcattatCTTGTAATTATCTTGTCTATAATAAAATCTTTCAATCGTAAATACAAATAGCAGCAAGTCAGCAGGGGGCACTAAAGACCAGACTACACACATctacatatctatctatctatctatctatctatctatctatctatctatctatctatctatctatctatctatctatctatctatctatctatctatctatctatctatctatctatctatctatctatctatctatctatctatctatctatctatctatctatctatctatctatctatctatctatctacctacctacctacctacctacctacctacctacctacctacctacctacctacctacctacctacctacctacctacctacctacctacctatctatctatctatctatctatctatctatctatctatctatctatctatctatctatctatctatctatctatctatctatctatctatctatctatctatctatttatctatctatctatctatctatctatctatctatctatctatctatctatctggctgtctgtctgtctgtctgtcaaactGAAGTGGTAAAAACTAGTCATACATACAGATGTAGTAGGTGTAGTAGTAGGGAACACCATCTGTCATTCAAATCTTAAATGCCACATGGGGGTTTGCGGGGGTTGTGTAATCTGATCTGATTGTGTAAGATTGTGATAGAGTTCATATTAAAGGTGGACTAACATGCCTTAGAAAAACAGGATCACATTGAACTTGATGCGTCGTATTTGAAAACCAAAATGCCAATCTGTGAATTTTACCTTTTACGTATGACTTCAAGCAAATATCTAGAAATAAAATGAGTCAACGCATATTTTAAGAACTGAAAATTGGAATGACGCTAATGGGTCCTTTAAGAAAACCCACGTAGGAAAAAACAGAACTATGTTGGTGGGATATGCAGTGGTGaacaaaaaaaggagaacaATTCTTTCAACACTTGCTGTATGACTAGTTTAACAATTAAAACAAGGTACTGAAACAGGATAATTATGCcatagaaacaagaaaaaacagtcTCCAACACTTATGAGCTGCTGTTAAATGAGGTCAGAGTTTTGGCATTGCTATCTTTTTAACTGACTGCATATATAATGCAGATACATCTATGATGTGTGAAAAATTAGTACCTCCGGGAAAGAAAACATTCTGAAGCGCTGATCTTCTCCAAGATGATGAAATGACCTTGGTGGGAACATAAA is a genomic window of Antennarius striatus isolate MH-2024 chromosome 2, ASM4005453v1, whole genome shotgun sequence containing:
- the LOC137612734 gene encoding CMRF35-like molecule 3 gives rise to the protein MRSLGTLSLFNAPVLYLLWFTKHEVEPLRLSGPEEVTAVYGESVTISCHYNQIYRDHTKYWCKGRVYGTCTIVVKTPKNRKSKRSFIADDKDAGVFTVTMTSLRDSDNDQYWCVIARPGKNVFTGVRLRISHTASHTVTTTISPTTSLPAMAQSETSWWSFLRWILFILMLCCLAATHVIAWRLKTARKIWQNRQIQYQSSNIYD